The following coding sequences are from one Egicoccus sp. AB-alg6-2 window:
- the rpsO gene encoding 30S ribosomal protein S15, with amino-acid sequence MAAVLPDDKSEIIAKFAQGEGDTGSPEVQVALLTKRISHLTEHLKVHKHDHHSRRGLLMLVGQRRRLLNYLRDKDIERYRALIAELELRR; translated from the coding sequence TTGGCTGCCGTCCTTCCCGACGACAAGTCCGAGATCATCGCCAAGTTCGCCCAGGGCGAAGGCGACACCGGTTCACCCGAGGTCCAGGTCGCGCTGCTGACCAAGCGCATCAGCCACCTGACCGAGCACCTGAAGGTGCACAAGCACGATCACCACTCGCGGCGCGGGCTGCTGATGCTGGTCGGCCAGCGTCGCCGCCTGCTCAACTACCTGCGTGACAAGGACATCGAGCGCTACCGCGCGCTCATCGCGGAGCTCGAACTGCGCCGCTGA